One segment of Kwoniella newhampshirensis strain CBS 13917 chromosome 10 map unlocalized Ctg14, whole genome shotgun sequence DNA contains the following:
- a CDS encoding mitochondrial 37S ribosomal protein uS5m, which produces MSKPISRPLRGLRQTTLTRPFTRSASTAPPPAVPSRSTESESSSSSAASSSNAASSSSFSSSSPFFSSSEVSTTTTKTNDPQSTSLPRPAFSLPFSPVPRLPTFPNTHQSPLHKHYNHPSPLLPPPTASTWPTTLAEQNPLKKEMKLSAISGLSRDELRGLSRFTVRSRKVQHMTKKGKMGVSQAYVVVGSPERGLVGLGRGRGHNNLAASDAAFHKAVMNMDYVNRYESRTLWGEGKDLQGKWGAAKVHLRARPPGFGLMVPPMIHRIFTACGIKDASAMIVGSRNRPDVLKATIQVLHGGGNPSGFGTGIFGKKGPRENKGLGMRSKDEIERERGRYGVDIGRRV; this is translated from the exons ATGTCCAAGCCCATCTCCCGACCTCTCAGAGGACTCCGACAGACTACGCTCACTCGACCTTTCACCCGATCAGCATCCACcgcacctcctcctgctgTACCTTCCCGATCAACCGAATCGgaatcatcatcttcatccgcagcgtcttcgtccaacgcagcttcctcctcgtctttttcttcttcttctccctttttCTCATCGTCAGAAGTCTCAACGACCACGACCAAGACCAACGACCCCCAGTCTACCTCATTACCACGACCcgccttctctctccctttctcacCGGTCCCCCGACTACCCACATTCCCCAACACCCACCAATCACCCTTACACAAACATTACAATCACCCCTcacccctcctccccccACCAACAGCGTCGACATGGCCGACGACGCTGGCGGAGCAGAATCCgctcaagaaggagatgaagctCAGCGCGATATCGGGTTTGAGCAGGGATGAGTTGAGGGGTCTCAGTCGGTTCACGGTCAGGAGCAGGAAGGTGCAACATATGACCAAGAAGGGGAAAAT GGGTGTGAGCCAAGCCTATGTCGTCGTTGGATCGCCTGAAAGAGGTTTGGTCGGATTAGGTAGAGGACGAGGCCACAATAACCTCGCAGCTTCAGATGCTGCATTCCACAAAG CTGTCATGAACATGGATTATGTGAATCGATACGAGTCTCGAACGCTATGGGGTGAAGGGAAGGATCTGCAAGGGAAATGGGGAGCTGCGAAAGTACATTTACGTGCGAGACcaccag GATTCGGTCTCATGGTCCCTCCCATGATCCATCGCATCTTTACTGCATGCGGCATCAAAGATGCCAGTGCGATGATCGTCGGTTCCCGAAATCGACCGGATGTTCTGAAAGCAACCATTCAGGTGTTGCATGGTGGT GGTAATCCATCTGGCTTTGGTACCGGTATCTTTGGAAAGAAAGGACCTCGGGAGAACAAGGGTCTTGGGATGAGAAGCAAGGATGAAATTGAGCgcgagcgaggaagatacGGTGTTGATATCGGTAGAAGAGTCTAG
- a CDS encoding ribosomal protein P2, with protein MKLIAAYLLLQIGGNASPSAEDIKSLLEVVGVEAEEDRLSKLISELEGKDINELIAEGSSKLASVPSGGASASAGGASAAAASGGAAAEDAPAEEKKEEAKEESDDDMGFGLFD; from the exons ATGAAACTTATCGCCGCctaccttctcctccaaatCGGAGGTAACGCCTCTCCCTCCGCTGAGGACATCAAGTCTCTCCTTGAGGTCGTCGGTGTCGAGGCTGAGGAGGACCGACTCTCCAAGCTCATCTCTGAGCTCGAGGGCAAGGACATCAACGAG CTCATCGCTGAGGGTTCTTCCAAACTCGCTTCCGTTCCTTCCGGTGGTGCCTCCGCTTCTGCTGGTGGTGCTTCTGCCGCTGCCGCTTCCGGTGGTGCCGCTGCTGAGGACGCCCCCgctgaggagaagaaggaggaggccAAGGAGGAGTCCGACGACGACATG GGCTTCGGTCTCTTCGACTAA